The following are encoded in a window of Brevibacillus ruminantium genomic DNA:
- the panB gene encoding 3-methyl-2-oxobutanoate hydroxymethyltransferase encodes MANNLAPITTADLRAKKHAGEPIAMITAYDYPSAKLAEEAGADMILVGDSLGMVVLGYDSTLPVTMADMLHHSKAVTRAANRTFVVTDLPFLSYHGTVEEGVKNAGRLLQEGLAKAVKMEGGKELAPLVTRCVQAGIPVMGHIGLTPQAVHQLGGFKVQGRDVEAARRLMEEAEVLQEAGIFSLVLECVPEEVAALISSRLDIPVIGIGAGPACDGQVLVFHDLVGYASSIQPKFVKRYTDIGGSIKDAISTYVSDVKERRFPGPEHVFHAKEEVISQLYGGGEQPS; translated from the coding sequence ATGGCAAACAACCTGGCGCCGATCACGACAGCGGATCTGCGCGCAAAAAAACATGCGGGCGAACCTATCGCCATGATTACAGCCTATGATTATCCTTCAGCCAAGCTTGCCGAGGAAGCAGGGGCCGACATGATCCTCGTGGGAGATTCACTGGGTATGGTTGTACTTGGGTATGACTCGACCTTGCCTGTCACGATGGCGGATATGCTGCACCATTCCAAGGCCGTTACGAGGGCAGCCAACAGAACCTTTGTGGTAACTGATCTCCCTTTTCTCAGCTATCACGGAACAGTGGAGGAAGGCGTGAAAAACGCTGGCCGACTCCTGCAAGAAGGGCTGGCGAAAGCAGTCAAGATGGAGGGCGGCAAAGAACTGGCCCCTCTTGTCACACGCTGTGTGCAGGCAGGTATCCCCGTCATGGGTCATATCGGCTTGACTCCGCAGGCTGTTCATCAACTGGGCGGTTTCAAAGTGCAAGGCCGCGATGTTGAAGCGGCGCGTCGATTGATGGAAGAGGCAGAGGTACTACAGGAGGCAGGGATTTTCTCGCTGGTGCTGGAATGCGTTCCCGAGGAGGTGGCAGCTCTCATCTCGTCGCGTCTGGACATTCCCGTGATCGGGATCGGCGCAGGACCTGCCTGTGATGGACAAGTTTTGGTATTCCACGATCTGGTCGGCTATGCTTCTTCGATACAGCCAAAATTTGTGAAACGCTATACAGATATTGGCGGCTCCATAAAAGACGCGATCAGCACCTATGTTTCAGATGTGAAAGAGCGCCGTTTTCCTGGACCGGAACACGTTTTTCATGCTAAAGAAGAGGTCATTTCCCAGTTGTACGGGGGAGGAGAACAACCATCATGA
- a CDS encoding biotin--[acetyl-CoA-carboxylase] ligase, translating to MNIKEEIIKAFHRKPGEFISGEELSQSCGCSRTAIWKHIEELRKDGYEVEAVRKSGYRLLAAPDRLSAEEVRAGLGTYRIGQKVLAHDSVISTQPLAHEAASKGAPEGTLVITEQQTGGRGRLGRPWHSPKGSGIWMSLIIRPEIPLSKTPQMTLLTAVVLAKTIWEETGVGPKIKWPNDIFIGDKKVSGVLTELNAESDRVNYLVIGIGINANMTSEDIPPELSAIATSLRIESGKPLKRIPFIQRFCENFEAEYDHYLREGFERVKMEWEQHSYTIGRWITVSTIQQTLEGKAIGLDEEGVLILEDTTGKRHKVYSADVNYRANS from the coding sequence ATGAACATTAAAGAAGAGATTATCAAGGCTTTCCATCGCAAACCAGGGGAGTTTATCTCTGGAGAAGAGCTGAGCCAGAGCTGTGGCTGCTCCAGAACAGCGATTTGGAAGCATATTGAGGAACTGCGAAAAGACGGATATGAAGTGGAGGCCGTGCGCAAGTCAGGCTACCGACTGCTTGCCGCACCCGATCGACTGTCTGCAGAAGAGGTTCGTGCGGGCTTGGGGACGTATCGGATCGGGCAGAAGGTGCTGGCGCACGACAGCGTCATCTCCACGCAGCCACTGGCCCATGAGGCGGCAAGCAAAGGAGCGCCGGAAGGGACACTCGTCATCACAGAACAGCAGACAGGGGGCAGGGGGCGTCTGGGACGGCCTTGGCACTCGCCGAAGGGCTCCGGCATCTGGATGAGTCTCATCATTCGCCCGGAGATTCCGCTGTCAAAAACACCACAGATGACATTATTGACCGCAGTCGTCTTGGCAAAAACGATTTGGGAAGAGACGGGTGTTGGGCCCAAGATCAAGTGGCCCAATGATATTTTTATCGGGGATAAAAAGGTGAGCGGCGTGCTAACCGAGCTGAACGCGGAATCTGATCGGGTTAATTATCTGGTCATCGGTATAGGGATCAACGCCAATATGACCAGCGAAGACATCCCGCCAGAGTTGTCGGCCATCGCCACCTCCCTGCGGATCGAATCCGGCAAGCCACTCAAACGAATCCCGTTTATCCAGCGCTTTTGCGAGAATTTTGAAGCCGAATATGATCATTATCTGCGAGAGGGCTTTGAGCGTGTAAAGATGGAGTGGGAGCAGCATTCCTATACGATTGGCCGATGGATCACGGTCAGTACCATCCAGCAAACACTGGAAGGCAAGGCAATCGGGCTGGACGAAGAGGGTGTTTTGATCCTGGAAGACACTACCGGCAAGCGGCACAAGGTATACTCCGCCGATGTCAATTATCGTGCAAATTCCTAA
- a CDS encoding CCA tRNA nucleotidyltransferase, with protein MGKSLAENILKTLEESGYEAYFVGGCVRDWLLNRPVHDIDICTNAHPGDVMRLFPQHVPTGLKHGTVSVKEGGSLFEVTTYRTEGEYEDFRRPKEVNFVSELQLDLERRDFTMNAMAMDRYGVLVDPFHGLSDLKNGLIRAVGHPEQRFREDALRILRAVRFAAQLNFRIEEKTLAAMKGTAELLQHIAIERIREELQKMLESPAPAVGTALIVETAALQAWPRLQTLFAKAKGQSDRLAALPNLPHKWALLMYAAGFLYEEARQACLELKLSKRDKELICALVQTLADIHPKWDVPQNIDWQSHLLERGWQFCTELNALLQACWKNKPDRDIANALMQIYEQMPVKSVQELALNGHDLYTQLSKKPGQWVHDLLQHLWEQTAFYQLPNTPEALLEEARKEVARHEH; from the coding sequence GTGGGAAAGAGTTTGGCTGAAAACATCCTGAAAACGCTGGAGGAAAGCGGGTATGAGGCTTATTTTGTCGGTGGCTGCGTCCGCGACTGGCTGCTCAATAGACCGGTGCATGATATAGATATATGCACAAATGCCCATCCTGGCGACGTGATGCGCCTATTTCCCCAACATGTGCCCACCGGGCTGAAGCATGGAACGGTTTCCGTGAAAGAAGGCGGGAGTCTTTTTGAAGTGACTACCTATCGGACAGAAGGCGAGTACGAAGATTTTCGCAGGCCGAAGGAAGTCAACTTCGTCTCGGAGCTGCAGCTTGATCTGGAGCGCAGAGATTTCACCATGAATGCGATGGCGATGGATCGATATGGAGTGCTCGTGGACCCGTTTCATGGTTTGAGTGATCTGAAGAACGGGCTTATTCGCGCTGTTGGCCATCCTGAACAGCGATTTCGCGAGGATGCGCTTCGTATCTTGCGGGCGGTTCGGTTTGCAGCCCAGCTCAACTTTCGTATTGAAGAGAAGACTTTGGCTGCGATGAAAGGGACAGCGGAGCTGCTCCAACATATTGCGATTGAGAGAATCCGCGAAGAATTGCAAAAAATGCTGGAAAGCCCTGCGCCCGCCGTCGGGACTGCGTTGATCGTCGAGACTGCAGCCCTTCAGGCATGGCCGCGTTTACAAACACTCTTTGCAAAAGCCAAGGGCCAATCCGACCGTCTTGCCGCGCTACCGAATTTACCTCATAAATGGGCTTTGCTGATGTATGCGGCTGGTTTTCTCTACGAGGAAGCCAGACAGGCATGCCTGGAGTTGAAGCTGTCCAAGCGGGACAAAGAATTGATCTGTGCCCTCGTGCAGACGCTGGCAGACATTCACCCGAAATGGGATGTGCCGCAAAATATCGATTGGCAATCCCACCTGCTGGAGAGAGGCTGGCAGTTTTGCACGGAGTTAAACGCTCTTCTCCAGGCATGCTGGAAAAACAAGCCGGATAGAGATATAGCCAATGCTCTTATGCAAATCTATGAACAAATGCCAGTCAAATCCGTTCAGGAGCTGGCGCTAAACGGACATGATCTGTATACACAGCTGAGCAAAAAGCCCGGGCAGTGGGTTCACGATCTGCTGCAGCATTTGTGGGAGCAAACGGCGTTTTATCAGTTGCCCAATACGCCGGAGGCATTGCTTGAGGAAGCGAGGAAAGAGGTTGCCCGACATGAACATTAA
- the bshA gene encoding N-acetyl-alpha-D-glucosaminyl L-malate synthase BshA, giving the protein MKIGITCYPSLGGSGVVATELGKLLAERGHQVHFITSSMPFRLSKFHPNIFYHEVEVSHYDVFKYPPYDLTLANRMAQVAKNEKLDLLHVHYAVPHALCAYLAKQMVGDHLKIVTTLHGTDITVLGYDSSLSSLIQFGIERSDLVTAVSQDLIRQTKELLHVEKEIVPVYNFVDKRRYYPKEVSEIKRMFAPNGEKIIMHISNFRPVKRAQDVVDVFERVRGQMPVKLLLIGEGPDLSMVREKIAEKGLEGDVHFLGKQEDVAEVISMADVMLLPSEKESFGLVALEAMACGVPVVASVAGGLPEVVLDEVCGFLRPIGDVEGMADKTLLLLRDEELYDRFSRSSIERSCETFCHEKITSEYEALYNDLLQKS; this is encoded by the coding sequence ATGAAAATCGGCATTACTTGCTATCCGTCACTGGGGGGCTCGGGCGTTGTAGCGACAGAGCTGGGAAAACTGTTGGCGGAGCGTGGGCATCAGGTACATTTCATAACGTCAAGTATGCCGTTTCGCCTCAGCAAGTTTCATCCCAACATTTTTTATCATGAAGTGGAGGTCAGTCATTACGACGTCTTCAAATATCCGCCGTATGACCTGACGCTGGCCAATCGGATGGCTCAGGTAGCCAAAAACGAAAAGCTGGATCTGTTGCATGTCCATTATGCTGTGCCCCACGCCTTATGTGCGTATCTGGCAAAACAAATGGTCGGCGATCACCTGAAAATTGTTACAACCTTGCACGGGACAGATATCACTGTACTAGGCTACGATTCCAGCCTCAGCAGCCTGATTCAGTTTGGCATCGAAAGAAGTGATCTGGTTACGGCTGTTTCACAGGATCTGATTCGGCAAACGAAGGAACTGCTGCATGTCGAAAAGGAAATCGTCCCTGTATACAATTTTGTAGACAAAAGACGCTATTATCCAAAAGAAGTAAGTGAGATCAAGCGGATGTTCGCTCCGAACGGCGAAAAAATCATCATGCATATCTCCAATTTCCGTCCAGTCAAACGAGCGCAGGATGTGGTCGACGTCTTTGAGCGCGTCCGAGGGCAGATGCCAGTCAAGCTTCTTCTGATTGGTGAAGGTCCTGATCTCAGCATGGTTCGTGAAAAAATTGCGGAGAAGGGGTTGGAGGGAGACGTTCATTTTCTCGGAAAACAAGAGGATGTGGCTGAGGTCATTTCGATGGCGGACGTCATGCTACTTCCCTCCGAAAAAGAGAGCTTTGGCCTTGTTGCCCTGGAAGCTATGGCTTGTGGCGTCCCTGTCGTCGCATCCGTAGCCGGAGGACTGCCTGAGGTTGTGCTGGATGAGGTGTGCGGCTTTTTGCGGCCGATCGGCGATGTAGAGGGCATGGCAGATAAGACGCTGCTCTTGCTGCGAGATGAAGAGCTGTATGACCGCTTCTCGCGGAGCAGTATCGAGCGTTCCTGTGAAACCTTTTGCCATGAGAAGATTACGAGCGAGTACGAAGCGCTTTACAATGATCTTCTCCAGAAATCATGA
- the bshB1 gene encoding bacillithiol biosynthesis deacetylase BshB1, which translates to MKELDILAIGAHPDDVEIGAAGTLLLASKRGEKVGILDLTYAELSSNGTVERRQEEAAAADQILGSTARYNFGFPDRGLEKVREDAISRVVDLIRETRPRVVLAPYWQDRHPDHESVSRIVREAVFSSGIRKYSANLSLPAYRPSKLLYYFINSTVKPDVVVDITDVYEGKMNVLRCYRSQFEQEADSVATPLNNGYLESVTYRERLFGQESGVMYAEGFVSAVPYVLDRL; encoded by the coding sequence ATGAAAGAATTAGACATCTTGGCGATTGGCGCACATCCTGATGATGTGGAGATCGGAGCAGCAGGTACGCTGCTCCTTGCTTCCAAGCGGGGCGAGAAAGTAGGCATTCTTGATTTGACCTATGCCGAGCTTTCTTCCAACGGTACAGTGGAGCGGAGGCAAGAAGAAGCGGCGGCTGCCGATCAAATACTGGGCAGCACAGCACGCTACAACTTCGGATTTCCTGACAGAGGATTGGAAAAGGTGAGGGAGGATGCAATCAGTCGCGTTGTTGACCTGATTCGCGAAACGCGGCCGCGGGTCGTTCTCGCACCCTACTGGCAAGACCGCCACCCTGATCATGAGAGTGTCAGCCGAATTGTGCGAGAGGCTGTATTTTCGTCCGGGATTCGCAAGTACTCCGCAAATTTGTCCCTGCCTGCGTATCGTCCGTCCAAACTTCTGTATTACTTTATCAATTCAACCGTGAAGCCGGATGTGGTTGTCGACATTACAGATGTCTACGAGGGCAAGATGAATGTCCTGCGCTGTTATCGAAGCCAGTTTGAACAAGAGGCAGACAGCGTTGCAACCCCGTTGAATAACGGATATCTAGAATCGGTTACCTATCGTGAGCGGTTATTCGGACAAGAATCTGGCGTTATGTATGCCGAGGGATTTGTTTCTGCTGTACCCTATGTCCTGGACCGTTTGTAA
- a CDS encoding methylglyoxal synthase: MKIALIAHDRMKEEIVQLAMAYENIFHEHELFATGTTGQKIMDATSLSVTRFLSGPLGGDQQIGAMIARNEMDLIIFLRDPLTAQPHEPDIIALLRLCDVHKIPFATNLGTAEVLLKALERGELNWREVVHEE, translated from the coding sequence TTGAAAATTGCACTTATTGCCCATGACCGCATGAAGGAAGAAATTGTGCAACTGGCAATGGCCTATGAAAACATCTTTCACGAGCATGAACTGTTCGCAACAGGAACGACAGGTCAGAAGATCATGGATGCGACTTCGCTTTCGGTCACCCGTTTTCTTTCGGGGCCATTGGGAGGAGACCAGCAGATCGGAGCGATGATTGCACGCAACGAAATGGATTTGATCATTTTCCTGCGTGATCCGTTGACAGCTCAGCCGCATGAGCCGGATATTATCGCACTGCTCAGACTTTGCGATGTCCATAAAATCCCGTTTGCCACAAATCTGGGAACTGCCGAGGTGCTGCTGAAGGCATTGGAGCGCGGGGAACTGAATTGGCGGGAAGTCGTGCACGAGGAGTGA